In Sphingobacteriaceae bacterium, the following proteins share a genomic window:
- a CDS encoding glutamate synthase, which translates to MKATDIKDPEYFHKVVDCQHACPAHTPVPQYIRLIAEGRFSDAYMINWDSNVFPGVLGRTCDRPCEPACRRGRLKEEEPVAICRLKRVAADNKDDVKHMMPKAPFKSNGKKVALIGGGPASLTVARDLAPEGYEVHLFEQQKLGGGFMRSQIPAFRLPETVLNEEVNYILDLGIHQHFDQYVKSLKEILDAGYDAVFIGTGAPRGRDLDLPGRKEGAKNIHIGINWLGSVAFEHTKSIGKNVIVLGGGNTAMDCCRTARRLGGEHVKVLVRSPFSEMKASPWEKEDAQHEDIPILDNHVPKSFVVENGVLKGMTFEKVKAVYENNKRKLVPTGEAEVFVEADDVLIAVGQENSFPWIERDMGVEFDKDGMPVVNEKTFASTHPKVFFGGDAAFGPKNVITAVAHGHQAAISMHLMCQQKNQLTERPAPYVNLVSQKMGIHEWSYDSQVTTDSRYAVPQADKQLTLKNIKKEVELGFDLQTACNEAERCLNCDVQTVFTETKCIECDACMDVCPTACITFTENEENESDLRSKLKAPALQLDQDLYVSGTLPTKRVMVKDENVCLHCGLCAERCPTAAWDMQKFFYNVSKVGGTNVIKH; encoded by the coding sequence TTGAAAGCAACAGACATTAAAGATCCCGAGTATTTTCACAAAGTAGTAGATTGCCAGCACGCTTGTCCTGCGCACACTCCAGTTCCCCAATATATCCGATTAATTGCCGAAGGAAGGTTTTCTGATGCATATATGATCAATTGGGATTCCAATGTTTTTCCCGGAGTATTAGGGAGAACCTGCGACCGGCCATGTGAACCGGCGTGCCGGAGAGGCCGGCTTAAGGAAGAAGAGCCCGTAGCCATTTGCCGTTTAAAACGAGTAGCTGCTGATAATAAGGATGACGTAAAGCATATGATGCCCAAAGCTCCATTTAAATCTAATGGAAAAAAGGTGGCGTTAATTGGTGGTGGTCCCGCATCGCTCACTGTGGCGCGTGACCTGGCCCCTGAAGGGTATGAAGTGCATTTATTCGAACAGCAAAAACTGGGTGGCGGATTTATGCGGAGCCAGATTCCTGCTTTTCGTTTACCTGAAACTGTTTTAAATGAAGAGGTAAATTATATTCTTGATCTGGGTATTCATCAGCATTTTGATCAGTATGTGAAAAGTCTGAAAGAAATTTTAGACGCGGGTTACGATGCTGTTTTTATTGGAACAGGAGCACCGCGTGGCAGAGATCTTGATTTACCCGGACGAAAAGAAGGAGCGAAAAACATACACATTGGAATTAATTGGTTAGGTTCTGTTGCCTTCGAGCATACAAAGAGTATTGGCAAAAACGTAATAGTGCTTGGTGGTGGGAATACGGCGATGGACTGCTGTCGCACAGCCCGCAGGCTTGGCGGTGAGCATGTGAAGGTATTAGTTAGAAGCCCTTTTTCGGAAATGAAAGCTTCTCCCTGGGAAAAAGAAGATGCGCAACATGAGGACATTCCTATTTTGGATAATCATGTTCCGAAATCTTTTGTGGTGGAGAATGGCGTTTTAAAAGGAATGACTTTTGAAAAAGTGAAAGCTGTGTATGAAAACAATAAGCGTAAACTTGTACCTACAGGTGAAGCAGAGGTTTTTGTAGAAGCCGACGATGTTTTAATTGCAGTGGGACAGGAGAATAGTTTTCCATGGATAGAACGGGATATGGGTGTTGAGTTTGATAAAGATGGAATGCCTGTAGTGAATGAAAAAACTTTTGCCTCTACACATCCTAAGGTTTTTTTTGGTGGTGATGCGGCTTTCGGGCCTAAAAATGTGATAACCGCTGTAGCTCATGGACACCAGGCTGCGATCTCCATGCACTTAATGTGTCAGCAAAAAAATCAGCTTACCGAACGTCCTGCTCCATATGTAAATCTTGTGAGTCAGAAAATGGGAATTCACGAATGGAGTTATGATTCTCAAGTGACAACAGATTCGCGTTATGCAGTACCTCAAGCAGACAAACAGCTGACCTTAAAAAATATTAAGAAAGAAGTTGAATTAGGATTTGATCTTCAGACGGCTTGTAACGAAGCTGAACGTTGTTTGAATTGTGATGTTCAAACTGTTTTTACAGAAACCAAATGCATTGAGTGTGATGCCTGTATGGATGTTTGCCCCACTGCCTGCATCACATTTACCGAAAATGAAGAAAACGAATCTGATTTGCGCTCTAAATTGAAAGCGCCGGCACTACAACTCGATCAGGATCTGTATGTTTCGGGAACATTGCCTACAAAACGAGTCATGGTAAAAGATGAAAACGTTTGTCTGCACTGCGGATTGTGTGCAGAGCGTTGTCCGACAGCTGCGTGGGACATGCAGAAATTTTTCTATAACGTAAGTAAAGTGGGAGGTACGAATGTCATCAAGCACTAA
- a CDS encoding 2-oxoglutarate ferredoxin oxidoreductase subunit beta encodes MSYVRPKFRHPALPTNKLGYTVDYYEGSLSTLCAGCGHDSISASVIQAAFELNIEPHRLAKLSGIGCSSKTPAYFLSNSHGFNSVHGRMPSVATGANLANRDLIYFGVSGDGDTASIGMGQFVHVVRRNLNMVYVVMNNGCYGLTKGQDSATADLGSKNKSGQVNPFESIDLASLAIELGATFVAQSFSGDKAQLIPLMKAAIMHPGFAFINVISPCVTFNNNVGSTKSYDYVREHVEATATIDFVPEMKEITANYKEGSVEKVKMHDGSFIQLNKLAKDWDPLDKRSAVNAMMNAKEKGEILTGLLYMNPETKDLHHTINSTEKPLNTLSAKDLCPGSEMLKDINAEFR; translated from the coding sequence ATGAGCTACGTACGCCCTAAATTCCGTCACCCAGCCTTACCCACCAATAAACTCGGTTATACTGTTGATTACTATGAAGGTTCGCTATCTACACTCTGTGCAGGTTGCGGACATGATTCTATCAGCGCTTCGGTTATTCAGGCCGCTTTTGAATTAAACATTGAGCCACATCGTCTCGCGAAATTATCAGGCATTGGTTGCTCTTCGAAAACTCCTGCTTATTTTTTAAGTAATTCACATGGTTTTAATTCGGTACATGGAAGAATGCCTTCTGTTGCGACGGGGGCGAATCTTGCTAACCGAGATTTGATTTATTTCGGTGTTTCGGGCGACGGAGATACTGCCAGCATTGGTATGGGACAGTTTGTACATGTGGTACGAAGAAATCTCAATATGGTGTATGTGGTTATGAATAATGGGTGTTATGGTTTAACAAAAGGACAGGATTCTGCAACAGCCGATCTGGGTTCGAAAAATAAAAGTGGACAGGTAAATCCTTTTGAGTCTATAGATCTTGCAAGTCTTGCCATAGAGCTAGGCGCTACTTTTGTAGCACAAAGTTTTTCCGGTGATAAAGCGCAATTAATTCCTTTAATGAAGGCTGCAATAATGCATCCTGGTTTTGCATTTATAAATGTGATTTCCCCTTGCGTAACCTTTAATAACAATGTTGGATCTACAAAATCTTACGACTATGTAAGAGAACATGTGGAAGCTACTGCTACCATCGATTTTGTTCCAGAGATGAAAGAGATCACCGCTAATTACAAGGAAGGGAGTGTAGAAAAAGTAAAAATGCATGATGGTTCTTTTATCCAATTAAATAAATTAGCGAAAGACTGGGATCCTTTAGATAAACGTTCTGCGGTGAACGCCATGATGAATGCAAAGGAAAAAGGTGAAATTCTTACCGGCCTTTTATATATGAATCCTGAAACAAAAGATCTGCATCACACGATTAACTCTACTGAAAAACCTTTGAATACGCTCTCTGCCAAAGATCTTTGCCCGGGCTCGGAAATGTTGAAGGACATTAATGCGGAATTCAGGTAA
- a CDS encoding ferredoxin oxidoreductase, translating to MSSSTKSTGSNGSAIKNSGINNFVVRFANVNGTGSASANHLFTKAIFRMGIPVTPKNIFPSNIQGLPTWYEVRVSEKGYLGRREGIDLLVAVNPQSMKADIASVRPGGYLLYDSSKKLNEEYLRSDIHYIGIPLMDMCNENYSDPRQRQLFKNIIYVGALAALFAIEFEVLEGLLADQFKGKEKLIPANVKALQLGGDYIRENFKYPLDMRVERRELLKDSILMDGNSACGLGAVYGGASVAAWYPITPSTSVVEAFMDYSATLRLDKETGKRKVAIVQAEDELAAIGMVIGAGWNGARSFTATSGPGVSLMNEFLGLAYFAEIPAVLIDVQRTGPSTGMPTRTQQSDVMEAAYASHGDTKHVLLFPSTPKECFDMTADAFDLAEELQTPIIVMTDLDLGMNDHISAPLQWDDKREYKRGKVLNAEQLEKIERFGRYKDVDNDGIPYRTYPGTHPTKGSYFTRGTSRDEYAVYTEDGNAYKKNMDRLMKKWETSKTMVHKPELYQEKNSSENGVLFFGTSAYSVEEAMDDLKLQGITLDALRIRSFPFNKTVEEFITSHKKVFVIEQNRDAQMKSIISIELQVDPNKLISILNYDGLPITAHHIALEIVKNLFTNKKVK from the coding sequence ATGTCATCAAGCACTAAATCAACCGGCAGCAATGGGTCTGCAATTAAAAACAGCGGAATAAATAATTTTGTTGTGCGTTTTGCAAATGTAAATGGCACAGGATCTGCAAGTGCGAATCATTTATTTACGAAGGCTATTTTCAGGATGGGAATTCCTGTAACACCAAAAAATATTTTTCCTTCCAATATACAAGGATTACCAACATGGTACGAAGTACGTGTAAGTGAGAAAGGTTATCTTGGTCGCCGCGAAGGGATTGATCTGCTTGTAGCGGTGAATCCTCAGAGTATGAAGGCTGATATTGCTTCGGTAAGGCCCGGAGGATATTTATTATATGATAGCTCTAAAAAATTAAACGAGGAGTATCTGCGCTCTGATATACACTACATAGGGATTCCTTTAATGGATATGTGTAATGAAAATTATTCAGATCCCCGGCAACGTCAATTATTTAAAAACATTATTTATGTTGGCGCTTTAGCAGCGCTTTTCGCTATTGAATTTGAAGTGCTCGAAGGCTTGCTGGCAGACCAGTTCAAAGGAAAAGAAAAATTGATTCCCGCCAACGTTAAAGCCTTACAACTAGGTGGAGATTATATTCGTGAGAATTTTAAATATCCCTTAGACATGCGTGTAGAGCGAAGGGAGTTATTAAAAGATTCAATTTTAATGGATGGAAATTCTGCGTGTGGATTAGGAGCCGTGTATGGCGGCGCGAGTGTAGCTGCCTGGTATCCTATAACTCCTTCTACATCTGTAGTTGAAGCATTTATGGATTATTCGGCCACCTTGCGTTTAGATAAAGAGACAGGGAAAAGAAAAGTGGCCATTGTTCAGGCGGAAGATGAATTAGCCGCAATAGGCATGGTTATTGGTGCCGGCTGGAATGGGGCAAGATCATTTACTGCCACCAGCGGTCCTGGTGTTTCGTTAATGAATGAATTTCTGGGACTGGCTTATTTCGCCGAAATTCCCGCTGTACTTATTGATGTGCAACGCACCGGACCCTCCACCGGAATGCCAACGCGCACACAGCAATCGGATGTAATGGAGGCTGCCTATGCTTCGCATGGGGATACTAAACATGTTTTACTGTTTCCTTCCACGCCTAAGGAGTGCTTTGACATGACAGCTGATGCTTTTGATCTGGCGGAAGAACTGCAAACGCCAATCATTGTGATGACCGATTTAGATTTAGGAATGAATGACCATATTTCTGCCCCCTTGCAGTGGGATGATAAACGCGAATACAAAAGAGGTAAAGTGTTAAACGCGGAGCAGCTTGAAAAAATTGAGCGCTTCGGGCGGTATAAAGACGTGGACAACGATGGAATACCTTACCGTACTTATCCGGGCACACATCCTACCAAAGGGTCGTATTTTACGCGCGGTACATCGCGTGATGAATATGCAGTTTATACGGAAGACGGAAATGCTTACAAAAAAAACATGGACCGTCTCATGAAAAAATGGGAGACTTCTAAGACTATGGTTCATAAGCCAGAACTTTACCAGGAAAAAAATAGTTCTGAAAATGGAGTCCTGTTTTTTGGTACTTCTGCCTATTCGGTGGAAGAAGCAATGGATGACTTAAAATTGCAGGGAATAACTTTGGACGCATTACGCATACGTTCTTTTCCTTTTAATAAAACAGTAGAAGAATTTATTACTTCACATAAAAAAGTTTTTGTGATCGAGCAGAACCGTGACGCACAAATGAAAAGCATTATAAGCATCGAATTGCAAGTAGACCCGAACAAACTAATTTCCATTTTAAATTATGATGGCCTTCCTATAACAGCCCATCACATTGCACTTGAGATCGTAAAGAATTTGTTCACTAATAAAAAAGTAAAATAG